One Bradyrhizobium sp. CCGB12 genomic window carries:
- a CDS encoding acyl-CoA dehydrogenase family protein has translation MDFDLSPKQKEWLERVRSFMAKHVRPAVPVYDEQDRSGERWKVIPVLEDLKKKAKAEGLWNMFMPPNEHEDDEFRGAGLTNLEYALLSEEMGRITWASEVFNCSAPDTGNMEVFMRYGTKEQKRKWLRPLMDGEIRSAFLMTEPAVASSDATNIETRIEKDGDHYVINGRKWWSSGVGDPRCKIAILMGKTDPKAAKHQQQSQILVPLDTPGIKVEKMLPVFGFDDAPHGHAQVLLDNVRVPKENILLGEGRGFEIAQGRLGPGRIHHCMRTIGKAEEALEKMVKRLASRTAFGKKIIEHSVWEQRIGEARTDIEMNRLLCLKAADMMDKVGNKTAQAEIAMIKVAGPNMALKIIDQAIQAFGGAGVSDEAGLAKDYAHIRTLRLADGPDEVHNRAIARLELRKYANSPSR, from the coding sequence ATGGATTTCGATCTGTCCCCCAAGCAGAAGGAATGGCTCGAGCGCGTGCGGTCCTTCATGGCCAAGCACGTGCGCCCGGCGGTGCCGGTCTATGATGAGCAGGATCGCAGCGGCGAGCGCTGGAAGGTCATCCCGGTGCTCGAGGACCTCAAGAAGAAGGCGAAGGCCGAAGGTCTCTGGAACATGTTCATGCCGCCGAACGAGCATGAAGATGATGAATTCCGCGGCGCGGGACTGACCAATCTCGAATATGCGCTGCTGTCGGAAGAGATGGGCCGCATCACCTGGGCGTCCGAAGTGTTCAACTGTTCCGCGCCCGACACCGGGAACATGGAAGTGTTCATGCGCTACGGCACCAAGGAGCAGAAGCGCAAATGGCTGCGTCCGCTCATGGACGGCGAGATCCGCTCCGCCTTCCTGATGACGGAACCGGCGGTGGCCTCGTCTGACGCGACCAACATCGAGACCCGCATCGAGAAGGACGGCGATCACTACGTCATCAACGGCCGCAAATGGTGGTCGTCGGGCGTCGGCGATCCCCGCTGCAAGATCGCGATCCTGATGGGCAAGACTGATCCGAAGGCGGCCAAGCACCAGCAGCAGTCGCAGATCCTGGTTCCGCTCGACACGCCTGGTATCAAGGTCGAGAAGATGTTGCCGGTGTTCGGCTTCGACGATGCGCCGCACGGCCACGCCCAGGTGCTGCTCGACAACGTGCGGGTGCCGAAGGAGAATATCCTGCTCGGCGAAGGCCGCGGCTTCGAGATCGCGCAGGGCCGTCTCGGCCCCGGCCGCATCCATCACTGCATGCGCACCATCGGCAAGGCCGAGGAGGCGCTGGAGAAGATGGTGAAGCGGCTCGCCTCGCGCACCGCGTTCGGCAAGAAGATCATCGAGCATTCGGTGTGGGAGCAGCGTATCGGAGAGGCGCGCACCGACATCGAGATGAACCGCCTGCTGTGCCTCAAGGCCGCCGACATGATGGACAAGGTCGGCAACAAGACCGCGCAGGCCGAGATCGCCATGATCAAGGTCGCGGGTCCCAATATGGCGCTGAAGATCATCGATCAGGCGATCCAGGCGTTTGGCGGCGCCGGCGTCTCCGACGAGGCGGGCCTTGCCAAGGACTACGCCCACATCCGCACGCTCCGTCTCGCCGACGGTCCGGACGAGGTGCACAACCGCGCCATTGCCAGACTTGAACTTCGGAAGTATGCAAACTCTCCAAGTCGTTGA
- a CDS encoding M15 family metallopeptidase: MSAPLFRDDILFYQRVLSVSGFYGGALNGRWTAEVEAADEAFAAEFSSIATELGAFESRSEGNIRTLLPQTQRAARGFLTRAKQLTGFDVRIISGTRTYAEQDLLYRKGRGSPGPIVTNAKGGQSNHNFAIAWDVGIFKDGHYLTGDTTSEARTYKKLAELARGGDLEWGGDWTSFRDMPHYQLRLGLTLGQVRSLFESGKPYTGPNVAALEVAAAQPTSEPRAVRATRAKKAKKAKVKKAKVKKTKAKKTKKKAKAKKTRRAAPKRRARRG; this comes from the coding sequence ATGAGTGCCCCACTTTTCAGAGACGATATTCTTTTCTATCAGCGCGTGCTTTCGGTGAGTGGATTTTATGGCGGCGCGCTGAACGGTCGATGGACCGCGGAGGTCGAGGCAGCCGATGAGGCGTTCGCGGCCGAATTCAGCAGCATCGCCACCGAGCTCGGCGCTTTCGAATCCCGTTCCGAGGGAAACATCCGGACGCTCCTGCCGCAGACCCAGCGCGCGGCGCGCGGGTTCCTGACTCGGGCGAAGCAACTGACGGGCTTTGACGTCAGGATCATCTCGGGCACGCGGACCTATGCCGAGCAGGACCTGCTTTACAGGAAGGGGCGCGGAAGCCCCGGTCCCATCGTCACCAATGCGAAGGGCGGGCAAAGCAATCATAATTTCGCGATTGCGTGGGACGTGGGCATCTTCAAGGATGGTCACTATCTCACCGGTGACACCACCAGCGAAGCGAGGACCTACAAGAAGCTCGCGGAACTGGCGCGTGGCGGCGACCTGGAATGGGGCGGCGACTGGACCAGCTTCCGTGACATGCCACATTACCAGCTTCGACTCGGGCTGACGCTTGGCCAGGTGAGGAGCCTGTTCGAGAGCGGCAAGCCTTACACAGGCCCCAATGTCGCCGCTCTTGAGGTCGCGGCAGCCCAGCCCACGTCGGAGCCAAGGGCAGTCAGGGCCACCAGGGCGAAGAAGGCCAAGAAAGCCAAGGTCAAGAAAGCCAAGGTAAAGAAAACCAAGGCCAAGAAGACCAAGAAGAAAGCCAAGGCGAAGAAGACCAGGCGTGCCGCGCCAAAGCGAAGGGCAAGGCGCGGCTAG
- a CDS encoding RidA family protein, protein MTREALRVEPISTFLDRWKAPTSPVTRAGNMIFVAGLPPFDPVTGEIASVPIERQSELVMEQMKLCLQAAGASLDNVMKCNVYCTSTKHFAAFNAVYARYFPHDPPARIFVCTPEWFGPFDVEIDCIAMM, encoded by the coding sequence ATGACACGCGAAGCGCTCCGCGTCGAACCGATCTCGACATTCCTCGACCGCTGGAAGGCGCCGACCTCGCCGGTGACGCGCGCCGGCAACATGATCTTCGTCGCCGGCCTGCCGCCGTTCGACCCGGTGACGGGCGAGATCGCCTCCGTTCCGATCGAGCGGCAGAGCGAGCTCGTCATGGAGCAGATGAAGCTGTGCCTTCAGGCGGCCGGCGCCTCCCTCGACAACGTGATGAAGTGCAACGTCTACTGCACCTCGACGAAACACTTCGCCGCCTTCAACGCAGTCTATGCGCGCTATTTCCCGCACGATCCGCCGGCGCGGATCTTCGTCTGCACGCCGGAATGGTTCGGCCCCTTCGATGTCGAGATCGACTGCATCGCGATGATGTGA
- a CDS encoding MFS transporter: MRFLKSDGRLIGVLLVLAITQLIGWGTIGLPPIVGRDLAADLGMSLPMVFAGTSTLYVTMGLCAPWLAKVFARHGARKTMMVGTIVSVPGYLVLSLAHQPLLYFVAWVILGMGGSATLSTGAYILLNEVAGRQAKSAIGALMLVTGLSGSIFWPTTSFLSGHFGWRGTCLVYAAMLILVSLPLYAFATPRRAVAKEGGSAPAKQSNASSIPRSTFGLVVAAITLNAFVTFGLSAVFIELLRAEGLAPAQAIAFGSMLGVIQVSARGLDFLGGGRWDGITTGLVAGMALPVAMLLLMLSEGRTWAVAVFIMLYGAGSGAMAVARATIPLVFYDQAEFAKASSMIAMPLNLASAISPPVLAGLLTQFGSRGALGLTFAFSCAAVMILVLLSRRRPQAAAVAAT; encoded by the coding sequence ATGCGGTTCTTGAAATCTGACGGCAGGCTCATCGGGGTCCTGCTGGTGCTTGCAATCACCCAGCTCATTGGATGGGGCACGATCGGGCTTCCGCCCATCGTCGGGCGCGATCTTGCCGCCGATCTCGGCATGAGCCTGCCGATGGTGTTTGCCGGCACCTCCACGCTTTACGTCACCATGGGGCTGTGTGCGCCCTGGCTCGCCAAGGTGTTTGCGCGGCATGGCGCGCGCAAGACGATGATGGTGGGCACGATCGTTTCCGTGCCGGGCTACCTCGTTCTGTCGCTTGCCCATCAGCCGCTGCTCTATTTCGTCGCCTGGGTTATCCTCGGCATGGGCGGCAGCGCGACGCTGTCCACCGGTGCCTATATCTTGCTCAACGAAGTTGCCGGCCGACAGGCCAAGAGCGCCATCGGCGCGCTCATGCTGGTGACGGGATTATCCGGCAGCATCTTCTGGCCGACCACGTCGTTTCTGAGCGGACATTTCGGCTGGCGCGGGACGTGTCTGGTCTATGCCGCAATGCTGATCCTGGTTTCGCTTCCGCTCTATGCCTTCGCAACTCCGCGCCGGGCCGTCGCGAAGGAGGGCGGCTCCGCTCCCGCCAAGCAATCCAATGCGTCGTCAATTCCGCGGAGCACGTTCGGCCTCGTCGTCGCCGCGATCACACTCAACGCCTTCGTCACGTTCGGCCTGAGCGCCGTTTTCATTGAGCTGTTGCGGGCCGAGGGACTGGCTCCGGCACAGGCAATCGCCTTCGGCTCGATGCTCGGCGTGATCCAGGTCAGTGCCCGCGGGCTCGACTTCCTCGGCGGCGGACGGTGGGACGGGATCACGACCGGGCTGGTCGCCGGCATGGCGCTGCCCGTGGCCATGCTGCTCCTGATGCTGAGCGAGGGGAGGACCTGGGCGGTCGCGGTCTTCATTATGCTCTACGGCGCCGGCAGCGGGGCCATGGCAGTGGCGCGGGCGACGATCCCGCTCGTCTTCTACGACCAGGCCGAGTTCGCCAAGGCATCGTCGATGATCGCGATGCCGCTCAATCTCGCATCCGCCATCTCGCCGCCCGTTCTTGCCGGCCTGCTCACCCAGTTCGGCAGCCGCGGTGCGCTCGGTCTCACCTTCGCCTTCTCCTGCGCGGCCGTAATGATCCTGGTTCTGCTCAGCCGCCGGCGGCCGCAGGCGGCCGCGGTTGCTGCGACCTGA
- the argE gene encoding acetylornithine deacetylase: MPNPIFPSSRTDRIRHLLADLVGFDTVSDRTNLPLIAHIESYLTFLGVKGERIVDETGQKGSLWVTIGPEDRPGLVLSGHTDVVPVVGQDWSHDPFKLVERDGKLYGRGTTDMKGFVAVCLAMVPEMLEAKLATPIHLAISYDEEIGCVGVRPMLGEIAKKKVRPLGAFIGEPTEMKVIIGHKGKHGVRATFRGLARHSSIAPDGVNAIEYAAELIVEIRRRAVKLAGERATDSLYDVPHSTLLTSIVHGGAALNIVPDTCAIEFECRGIGITESREVTDAIVAWAKAELEPAMKAGHPDCGIDFEEILDYPALDTAADAAIVTLAKSLAGRNDHAKVAFGTEASLFASIADIPSVVIGPGSIAQAHTPDEFVEIAELEKCAGFVEKLIAHCAKA, encoded by the coding sequence ATGCCAAACCCGATCTTCCCGAGCTCCAGAACCGATCGCATCCGCCACCTTCTCGCCGACCTCGTCGGCTTCGACACCGTCAGCGATCGCACCAACCTGCCTCTGATCGCCCACATTGAGAGCTATCTCACTTTCCTCGGCGTCAAGGGCGAGCGCATCGTCGACGAGACCGGCCAGAAGGGGTCGCTCTGGGTCACGATCGGACCGGAGGACCGCCCTGGCTTGGTGCTGTCAGGCCACACCGACGTCGTGCCGGTCGTGGGCCAGGACTGGAGCCACGACCCGTTCAAGCTGGTCGAGCGCGACGGCAAGCTCTATGGCCGCGGCACCACCGACATGAAGGGCTTTGTCGCGGTCTGCCTCGCCATGGTGCCGGAGATGCTGGAGGCGAAGCTCGCAACGCCGATTCATCTGGCGATTTCCTATGACGAGGAGATCGGCTGCGTCGGCGTGCGGCCGATGCTCGGTGAGATCGCGAAAAAGAAAGTGAGACCGCTCGGCGCCTTCATCGGTGAGCCGACCGAGATGAAGGTCATCATCGGCCACAAGGGCAAGCACGGCGTGCGCGCCACGTTCCGCGGCCTCGCCCGCCACTCTTCGATCGCGCCCGACGGCGTCAACGCGATCGAATATGCCGCCGAGCTGATTGTCGAAATCCGCCGCCGTGCGGTGAAGCTCGCAGGCGAGAGAGCGACGGACAGCCTGTACGACGTTCCTCACTCGACGCTGCTCACCAGCATCGTGCATGGCGGCGCCGCGCTCAACATCGTGCCCGATACCTGCGCGATCGAATTCGAATGCCGCGGCATCGGCATCACGGAATCGCGGGAGGTCACCGATGCGATCGTCGCGTGGGCCAAGGCCGAGCTCGAGCCGGCGATGAAGGCGGGGCATCCGGACTGCGGCATCGATTTCGAGGAGATCCTCGACTACCCCGCGCTCGACACCGCCGCCGACGCTGCGATCGTCACGCTGGCCAAGAGCCTTGCGGGGCGCAACGACCATGCCAAGGTCGCCTTCGGCACCGAGGCGAGCCTGTTCGCCAGCATCGCCGATATCCCCTCGGTGGTGATCGGCCCGGGATCGATCGCGCAGGCGCATACGCCGGACGAATTCGTGGAGATCGCGGAACTGGAGAAATGCGCGGGGTTTGTGGAGAAGCTGATCGCTCATTGCGCGAAGGCGTAG
- a CDS encoding 3-keto-5-aminohexanoate cleavage protein, with product MNPVVVAVAITGSVPRKKDNPAVPILPSEQIESTHQAFAAGATLAHIHVRNDDESPSSDPERFALVQEGIKKHCPGMIVQFSTGGRGRDPSARGSSLYLKPDMASLSTGSVNFPTIVYENSATLVETLATGMKTNGIRPEIEIFDLSHIHGARRLIEAGLMDARPHVQFVMGVKNAMPADEHVLDILLGELKRLIPQATWTAAGIGRHQAEVMGWALSRGADAVRTGLEDNIRIDKSRLAASNAELVTVACEAVARHGRRVATAAEARSLLGLAG from the coding sequence ATGAACCCCGTCGTCGTTGCTGTCGCTATCACCGGCTCCGTTCCGCGCAAGAAGGACAATCCGGCGGTGCCGATCCTGCCGTCCGAACAGATCGAGTCGACGCACCAGGCCTTCGCGGCCGGCGCCACGCTCGCCCATATCCATGTCCGCAACGATGACGAGAGCCCGTCCTCCGACCCCGAGCGTTTTGCGCTCGTGCAGGAGGGGATCAAAAAGCATTGCCCGGGGATGATCGTTCAGTTCTCGACCGGCGGGCGCGGCCGCGATCCCTCGGCGCGGGGATCGTCGCTCTATCTCAAGCCGGACATGGCCTCGCTGTCCACGGGCTCGGTGAACTTTCCGACGATCGTCTACGAGAACAGTGCCACCCTGGTCGAGACCCTCGCCACCGGCATGAAGACGAACGGCATCCGGCCGGAAATCGAGATCTTCGATCTGTCACATATCCATGGGGCCCGCCGCCTGATCGAGGCGGGGCTGATGGATGCGCGTCCGCACGTGCAGTTCGTCATGGGCGTCAAGAACGCCATGCCCGCGGACGAGCATGTCCTCGACATCCTCCTGGGAGAGCTGAAGCGGCTGATCCCGCAGGCGACCTGGACCGCCGCGGGGATCGGACGTCATCAAGCCGAGGTCATGGGCTGGGCGCTGTCGCGCGGCGCCGATGCGGTTCGCACCGGGCTCGAGGACAATATCAGGATCGACAAGTCGCGCCTCGCCGCCAGCAATGCGGAGCTGGTGACCGTCGCCTGCGAGGCCGTCGCGCGCCACGGCCGGCGCGTCGCCACCGCGGCCGAGGCGCGATCCCTGCTCGGGCTCGCAGGGTAG
- a CDS encoding TetR/AcrR family transcriptional regulator, translating to MASDHTRSAILAAAERLYADSGFGDVTLRDIVAEANVNLAAVNYHFGSKDELIAELFVTRSIATNRERLRQLKAAEEQGGGRAPIEAILRALVGPPLRGCLGPENQRSTAARFMIRASIESVPPIRRIKNREIDHLRKFAGAMRRSLPDRSDVEIYWGLNFALAMAHHTIRESERLTKLSDGKCDLDDVEDVVARVVSVATMALTAAKAEAKAPARALARDAR from the coding sequence ATGGCCAGCGATCATACGAGGTCTGCCATTCTTGCCGCCGCCGAACGGCTCTATGCCGATAGCGGCTTCGGCGACGTGACGCTGCGCGACATCGTCGCGGAGGCCAACGTCAACCTCGCCGCGGTGAACTATCATTTCGGCTCGAAGGACGAGTTGATCGCGGAATTGTTCGTCACGCGCTCGATCGCGACCAATCGCGAGCGCCTGCGTCAGCTGAAGGCCGCCGAGGAGCAAGGTGGCGGGCGCGCGCCGATCGAGGCGATCCTGCGCGCCTTGGTCGGCCCGCCGCTGCGCGGCTGTCTCGGCCCCGAGAACCAGCGCTCCACCGCGGCGCGCTTCATGATCCGCGCCTCGATCGAATCCGTGCCGCCGATCCGCCGCATCAAGAACCGCGAGATCGACCACTTGCGCAAATTCGCCGGCGCGATGCGAAGATCGCTGCCCGACCGCAGCGACGTCGAGATCTACTGGGGCCTGAATTTCGCGCTCGCGATGGCGCACCACACCATCCGCGAGAGCGAGCGGCTGACGAAGCTGTCGGATGGCAAATGCGACCTCGACGACGTCGAGGACGTCGTCGCGCGCGTCGTCAGCGTGGCGACGATGGCGCTGACGGCGGCAAAGGCCGAGGCGAAAGCGCCGGCGCGAGCGCTGGCGCGGGACGCGCGCTAG
- a CDS encoding phosphotransferase, whose product MADGVRKDEEFSGTKPVEERHRIDELRLEGWMRDNVEGYEGPLVVLQFKGGQSNPTYRLNTPNRSYVMRRKPFGKLLPSAHAVDREYRVIAALGKQGFPVARAYALCQDDSVIGAAFYIMSMEEGRVFWDPTLPSQDADARRKIFTSKIETLAQLHMYDPVAIGLGDFGKPGNYFARQIDRWTKQYRASETQHIPEFEKVAEWLPKTVPEQARVSIVHGDYRLDNMIFHATEPRVQAVLDWELSTLGDPMADFTYLLMQWIMPGLQGVDIKALNIPSLEEAAQIYCNVTKMNVPDLNWYFSYNLFRLAGITQGIAGRIRDGTAANAKALESAKRTVPLSKASWEYAQKAGAV is encoded by the coding sequence GTGGCTGACGGCGTCAGGAAAGACGAAGAGTTCTCGGGCACCAAGCCGGTCGAGGAGCGGCATCGTATCGACGAGCTGCGTCTCGAGGGCTGGATGCGCGACAACGTCGAAGGCTATGAGGGCCCGCTGGTCGTCCTCCAGTTCAAGGGCGGCCAGTCCAATCCGACCTATCGGCTGAACACGCCGAACCGCTCCTACGTGATGCGCCGCAAGCCGTTCGGCAAATTGCTGCCCTCCGCGCACGCCGTCGATCGCGAATACCGCGTCATTGCAGCCCTTGGAAAACAGGGCTTTCCGGTCGCGCGCGCCTACGCGCTGTGCCAGGACGACAGCGTCATTGGCGCCGCCTTCTACATCATGTCGATGGAGGAGGGCCGGGTGTTCTGGGATCCGACGCTGCCGAGCCAGGATGCCGATGCGCGGCGAAAGATCTTCACCAGCAAGATCGAGACGCTCGCGCAGCTCCATATGTACGATCCGGTTGCGATCGGCCTCGGCGACTTCGGCAAGCCCGGCAACTATTTTGCGCGGCAGATCGACCGCTGGACCAAGCAGTATCGGGCATCCGAAACCCAGCACATTCCGGAGTTCGAGAAGGTCGCCGAATGGCTGCCGAAGACCGTGCCGGAGCAGGCGCGCGTCTCGATCGTCCATGGCGACTATCGCCTCGACAACATGATTTTCCACGCGACGGAACCGCGAGTGCAGGCCGTGCTGGACTGGGAGCTGTCGACGCTCGGCGATCCCATGGCCGACTTCACCTATCTGCTGATGCAGTGGATCATGCCGGGCCTGCAGGGCGTCGATATCAAGGCGCTCAACATCCCGAGCCTCGAAGAGGCCGCGCAGATCTATTGCAACGTCACCAAGATGAACGTGCCGGATCTCAACTGGTACTTCTCCTACAATCTGTTCCGTCTCGCCGGCATCACGCAGGGAATCGCCGGCCGCATCCGCGACGGCACCGCCGCCAACGCCAAGGCGCTCGAATCCGCCAAGCGCACCGTGCCGCTGTCAAAGGCCTCATGGGAGTACGCGCAGAAGGCGGGGGCGGTGTAG
- a CDS encoding methyl-accepting chemotaxis protein: MPTIRTTFIILSSVSVLAGMTTAVSIMKSRGASADEAAAYDNRYRSYLLADELRQSSDDLTRLGRTYVVTGDAAYKAQYLDILSIRNGEKPRPQAYHRIYWDFVAGGATKPRPDAETAALSTLMKRQGFTDDEFRQLEQAQKNSDGLVNLEVEAMNLVEGKDKNGKPLAAPDRARAIELLHSKTYHKFKSQIMEPIDRFFVMLDERTQARIDDASSRAALWRTASLASIGLLVISVLMLCTYMYRFVVRSLSKIENTTRALAAGDLDVAIEETERRDEIGIIAQSMVEFRDGLKRARALQGAEEVERAAKDRRANLLDGLVKRFEQTMHQIVGSVSTASSELETTASTLTRTADHTQELAAVVTGASENASTNVQSVASATDELTASIHEISRQMQESTRIAAAAVEQARATDDRINTLSDAANRIGDVIKLITTIAEQTNLLALNATIEAARAGDAGRGFAVVAQEVKELAAQTAKATGEIGGQITSIQSATNDSVVAIKQIGDTISQISGIATTIAAAVEQQGAATTEIARNVQKASDGTREVSGSITKVNAGAQQTGAASSQVLASAKSLATESSRLQAEVAQFLSEVRAA, from the coding sequence ATGCCGACGATCAGGACGACGTTCATCATTCTAAGTAGCGTTTCAGTGCTTGCGGGAATGACGACCGCCGTGTCGATCATGAAATCGCGCGGTGCATCGGCGGACGAAGCGGCCGCCTATGACAATCGCTACCGCTCCTACCTGCTGGCCGACGAACTCCGCCAGAGCTCCGATGATCTGACCCGCCTCGGGCGGACTTACGTCGTGACCGGCGATGCCGCCTACAAGGCGCAATATCTCGATATCCTCAGCATCCGCAACGGCGAAAAGCCCCGGCCGCAAGCCTATCACCGCATCTACTGGGACTTCGTCGCAGGTGGAGCGACGAAGCCGCGCCCGGATGCGGAGACGGCTGCCCTCTCGACGCTGATGAAGCGGCAGGGATTCACGGATGACGAATTCAGGCAGCTTGAGCAGGCACAGAAGAATTCGGACGGTCTCGTTAATCTCGAAGTCGAAGCGATGAACCTGGTCGAGGGCAAGGACAAGAACGGCAAGCCGCTTGCCGCGCCGGATCGCGCGCGCGCGATCGAGCTGCTGCATTCGAAGACCTATCATAAGTTCAAGTCGCAGATCATGGAGCCGATCGATCGCTTCTTCGTGATGCTGGACGAGCGAACCCAGGCGAGAATCGACGATGCCTCGTCGCGGGCTGCGCTGTGGCGAACCGCTTCGCTGGCCTCCATCGGGCTGCTGGTGATCTCTGTCCTGATGCTCTGCACCTATATGTACCGCTTCGTGGTTCGCAGCCTGTCTAAAATCGAGAATACGACCAGAGCGCTAGCGGCCGGCGATCTGGATGTCGCGATCGAAGAGACCGAGCGTCGCGATGAGATCGGCATCATCGCGCAATCGATGGTGGAGTTCCGCGATGGCCTGAAGCGCGCCAGGGCCTTGCAGGGCGCGGAAGAGGTCGAGCGGGCGGCGAAGGATCGCCGGGCCAATCTGCTCGACGGTCTGGTCAAGCGCTTTGAACAGACGATGCACCAGATCGTCGGCAGCGTCAGCACCGCTTCCTCCGAGCTGGAGACGACCGCCAGCACGCTGACTAGAACGGCCGATCACACCCAGGAGTTGGCGGCCGTGGTGACCGGAGCGTCCGAGAATGCCTCGACCAACGTGCAGTCGGTGGCCTCGGCGACGGACGAACTCACCGCCTCGATCCACGAGATCAGCCGGCAGATGCAGGAATCGACTAGGATCGCGGCGGCGGCCGTCGAACAAGCCCGTGCCACCGATGACCGCATCAATACGCTATCCGATGCCGCGAACCGGATCGGCGACGTGATCAAGCTGATCACCACGATCGCTGAGCAGACCAATCTGCTGGCGCTCAACGCGACCATCGAGGCCGCCCGTGCCGGAGACGCCGGTCGCGGCTTCGCTGTTGTGGCGCAGGAGGTCAAGGAACTGGCGGCCCAGACTGCGAAGGCGACGGGAGAAATCGGCGGCCAGATCACCTCAATCCAGAGCGCGACGAACGATTCCGTGGTCGCCATCAAGCAAATTGGCGACACCATCTCGCAGATATCCGGCATCGCCACGACGATCGCAGCTGCGGTCGAGCAGCAGGGCGCAGCGACCACCGAGATCGCGCGCAATGTGCAGAAGGCATCGGACGGCACCCGCGAGGTCTCCGGCAGCATCACCAAGGTCAATGCCGGCGCGCAGCAGACCGGCGCGGCGTCATCGCAGGTTCTGGCCTCGGCCAAATCGCTGGCCACCGAGAGCAGCAGGCTGCAGGCCGAAGTAGCGCAATTCCTGAGCGAGGTCCGCGCGGCTTAG
- a CDS encoding CaiB/BaiF CoA-transferase family protein yields the protein MSALPLSGIKILDLTRVLAGPLSAQMLGDLGAEVIKIERPGTGDDARAFGPPYLSDPEGKANNNNSFYLCANRNKKSVTVNIAKPEGQAIIRELAKDVDVFMENYKVGDLKRYGLDYESIKAINPGIIYCSVTGFGQTGPYAPRAGYDAILQAMGGLMSVTGHIDGEPGEGPMKVGPSIVDYMTGMNSSIGILSALYHRDANGGEGQHIDVCLFDTVIASLSHWLQIYLVNGKTPPRRGTWGNGGMPAGVFRCTDGELMLVVGNDGQFQRTCAVLGEPELAADKRFVKNNDRVVHGKEIMAIFAGLFLKQPVAYWLEKLEEAGVPSGPINNFEQVFSDPHVQSRGMRVRVDHPFEPDLSLVRNALTLSQTPIKDYRAPPLLGEHTQEVLGGKLGYDAGKIETLKQQGII from the coding sequence ATGTCGGCCTTGCCGCTTTCAGGCATCAAGATCCTTGACCTCACCCGCGTGCTTGCCGGGCCCTTGTCGGCCCAGATGCTGGGGGACCTTGGTGCGGAGGTCATCAAGATCGAGCGGCCGGGCACCGGCGACGACGCGCGCGCGTTCGGCCCGCCTTACCTGAGCGATCCCGAGGGCAAGGCGAACAACAACAACTCGTTCTACCTCTGCGCCAACCGCAACAAGAAGTCGGTCACGGTCAATATCGCCAAGCCCGAGGGGCAGGCCATCATCCGCGAGCTCGCCAAGGATGTCGACGTCTTCATGGAGAACTACAAGGTCGGCGATCTCAAGCGCTACGGCCTCGACTATGAATCGATCAAGGCGATCAATCCCGGCATCATCTATTGCTCGGTGACCGGCTTCGGCCAGACCGGGCCTTACGCCCCGCGCGCCGGCTACGACGCGATCCTACAGGCGATGGGCGGCCTGATGAGCGTCACCGGCCATATCGACGGCGAGCCGGGCGAGGGCCCGATGAAGGTCGGTCCCTCCATCGTCGACTACATGACCGGCATGAACTCGTCGATCGGGATTCTCTCGGCGCTCTATCATCGCGACGCCAATGGCGGGGAGGGGCAGCACATCGACGTCTGCCTGTTCGACACTGTCATCGCGTCGTTGTCGCACTGGCTCCAGATCTACCTCGTCAACGGCAAGACGCCGCCGCGCCGCGGCACCTGGGGCAATGGCGGCATGCCGGCCGGCGTGTTCCGCTGTACCGACGGCGAGCTGATGCTGGTGGTCGGCAATGACGGCCAGTTCCAGCGTACCTGCGCCGTGCTCGGCGAGCCCGAGCTCGCCGCCGACAAGCGCTTCGTCAAGAACAACGACCGCGTCGTGCACGGCAAGGAGATCATGGCGATCTTCGCCGGCCTGTTCCTGAAGCAGCCGGTGGCCTACTGGCTGGAAAAGTTGGAGGAGGCCGGTGTGCCGTCGGGGCCGATCAACAATTTCGAGCAGGTGTTTTCCGATCCGCACGTCCAGTCGCGCGGCATGCGGGTGAGGGTCGACCATCCCTTCGAGCCGGATCTTTCGCTGGTCCGCAACGCACTCACTTTGTCGCAGACCCCGATCAAGGACTACCGCGCGCCGCCGCTGCTCGGCGAGCACACGCAGGAAGTGCTCGGCGGCAAGCTCGGCTATGATGCCGGCAAGATCGAGACGCTCAAGCAGCAGGGCATCATTTAG